The Hyperolius riggenbachi isolate aHypRig1 chromosome 3, aHypRig1.pri, whole genome shotgun sequence genome window below encodes:
- the LOC137562241 gene encoding mesoderm posterior protein 1-like, translating to MDHSSGHFQFQDCNMYHNCSTLYQCCYPSSEGYSSLSPASSTDSCGLSPPCLCSTCRTSQETYDNIPSNTSQKMNLKAQDEISAEKKNKRKGKLPYNQRQSASEREKMRMRNLSKALQNLRRYLPPSVVPADKTLTKIETLQLTTHYISHLSQMLGLSEEVLEQRRLEAIQEETSRCPQGFSGHMDIMQSFHSEGTEDNIYCPATTVPTAPARCMNAEPMLQTTQSFSGSYEIPYFSQPQTHHRQPQYSITRTALPHLSNEHCSTSLQQMVPYEEYMRPIDV from the exons ATGGACCACTCTTCTGGGCATTTCCAGTTCCAGGACTGCAACATGTACCACAACTGTTCTACTCTCTACCAATGCTGCTATCCCAGCTCTGAGGGCTACAGCAGCCTTTCTCCAGCTTCCTCCACTGATTCCTGTGGCCTGTCCCCTCCATGTTTGTGCTCTACCTGTAGAACATCTCAGGAGACCTATGATAATATCCCTTCAAACACCTCCCAGAAAATGAACTTGAAAGCTCAGGATGAAATCTCTgcagaaaagaaaaataagagAAAGGGGAAGCTGCCATATAATCAAAGACAGAGTGCAAGTGAGAGAGAAAAGATGAGGATGAGGAACCTCTCCAAAGCTCTGCAGAACCTCAGACGATACCTTCCTCCTTCAGTGGTTCCAGCAGATAAGACTCTAACCAAAATTGAAACTCTTCAGTTGACAACTCATTACATCTCCCATTTGTCACAGATGCTGGGACTCAGTGAAGAAGTCTTGGAGCAAAGAAGACTGGAAGCAATCCAGGAGGAGACCAGCAGATGCCCACAAGGCTTTAGCGGCCACATGGATATAATGCAGTCTTTTCACTCAGAAGGTACAGAAGATAACATATATTGTCCAGCAACAACAGTGCCCACAGCTCCAGCTAGATGTATGAATGCTGAACCCATGCTACAGACTACACAGAGCTTCAGTGGATCTTATGAGATCCCCTACTTCTCACAGCCACAAACCCACCACCGGCAACCTCAGTATTCAATCACAAGGACAGCTTTGCCCCATCTTTCCAATGAGCACTGCTCCACAAGTCTCCAGCAAATG GTCCCGTATGAGGAGTACATGCGTCCCATAGATGTATGA